In Candidatus Dormiibacterota bacterium, the following are encoded in one genomic region:
- a CDS encoding metal ABC transporter permease, producing MSIFEILLPAFVASLILTGIHAYLGVHVVERGVIFVDLSLAQIAALGTTVAYLAGYDLHAGEAYLFSLGFTFLGAAIFAVSRVHRKTRIPQEAIIGIVYAVSAAVAILLMSKATQETEHLKEMLVGNILSVTWPELFKTAVLYSLVGVFHYIFRDRFLLISMNEAEAEKRGWNVKFWDFLFYVSFGFVVTSSVAIAGVLLVFCFLIVPSVAAMLFAERLGPRLAIGWTMGTLVSAAGVSFSFLLDLPTGATIVGTFGASLLLLAAYRTAFRRATNHVREESTVRAAS from the coding sequence ATGAGCATCTTCGAGATCCTCCTGCCGGCTTTTGTCGCCAGCCTGATCCTGACCGGGATTCACGCCTACCTCGGCGTGCACGTCGTGGAGCGCGGCGTGATCTTCGTCGACCTGTCGCTTGCGCAGATCGCCGCTCTCGGGACCACCGTGGCCTATCTGGCCGGTTACGACCTGCACGCCGGCGAGGCCTACCTGTTCTCGCTGGGGTTCACTTTCCTCGGCGCCGCGATCTTCGCGGTCTCGCGCGTGCATCGCAAGACGCGGATACCGCAGGAAGCGATCATCGGCATCGTCTATGCCGTCTCGGCGGCCGTCGCGATCCTGCTGATGTCCAAGGCGACCCAGGAGACCGAGCACCTGAAGGAGATGCTGGTCGGAAACATCCTGTCGGTCACCTGGCCGGAGCTCTTCAAGACCGCCGTCCTCTACTCGCTGGTCGGCGTGTTCCATTACATCTTCCGCGACCGGTTCCTGCTCATCTCGATGAACGAGGCGGAGGCCGAGAAGCGCGGCTGGAACGTCAAGTTCTGGGATTTCCTGTTCTATGTTTCGTTCGGCTTCGTGGTGACTTCCTCCGTGGCCATCGCGGGCGTGCTGCTCGTCTTCTGCTTCCTCATCGTTCCCTCGGTGGCCGCCATGCTGTTCGCCGAACGGCTGGGACCGCGTCTCGCCATCGGCTGGACCATGGGCACTCTCGTTTCTGCGGCGGGAGTCTCTTTCTCGTTCCTTCTCGATCTTCCGACGGGGGCCACGATCGTCGGGACCTTCGGCGCGAGCCTCCTCCTGCTCGCGGCGTACAGAACCGCGTTCCGGCGGGCCACGAACCACGTACGGGAGGAGTCGACCGTGCGGGCCGCGTCGTAG
- a CDS encoding metal ABC transporter substrate-binding protein, translating into MKPTRLVLAGLVFALAGIPGTSAFAALKVVTTLQDLASLADAVGGNRIETFALVKGYQDPHFVDAKPSFILKLSHADLLVAAGLELEIGYLPPLLDQSRNGKIHPGSPGYLDASTGCEILNRPVQQVTRAMGDVHPYGNPHYWTDPENGRVIARSIAAKLTELDPAGREAYAANLAAFEGRLTEKEKEWTAKMAPYNGAKIVTFHDSWPNFARRFGLVIAGHVEPKPGIPPTPSHTLEIINLIMTDKIPVILVEPYFDLKTPKFIGEKSGATVLNFYPSVGGLPEIKDYFALFDSNIGAFVAAMKAKA; encoded by the coding sequence ATGAAACCAACAAGGCTCGTACTCGCCGGTCTCGTCTTCGCTCTCGCTGGAATCCCTGGCACATCGGCCTTCGCCGCGTTGAAGGTCGTCACGACTCTTCAGGATCTTGCCTCCCTGGCCGACGCCGTGGGCGGAAACCGCATCGAAACGTTCGCCCTCGTGAAGGGATACCAGGACCCGCACTTCGTCGATGCCAAGCCGTCGTTCATCCTGAAGCTGTCGCATGCCGACCTGCTGGTCGCCGCGGGGCTCGAGCTCGAGATCGGCTACCTCCCGCCGCTCCTCGATCAGAGCCGCAACGGAAAGATCCATCCCGGATCGCCCGGTTACCTCGACGCGTCGACCGGCTGTGAAATCCTGAACCGCCCCGTGCAGCAGGTGACCCGGGCGATGGGGGACGTTCATCCCTACGGGAACCCGCACTACTGGACGGACCCCGAGAACGGCCGCGTCATCGCGAGGTCGATCGCCGCGAAGCTGACGGAGCTCGATCCGGCCGGCCGGGAGGCCTATGCGGCCAACCTCGCGGCCTTCGAGGGCAGGCTCACGGAGAAGGAAAAAGAGTGGACCGCAAAGATGGCGCCGTATAACGGGGCCAAGATCGTGACCTTCCACGATTCGTGGCCGAACTTCGCGCGCCGCTTCGGTCTCGTCATCGCCGGACACGTCGAGCCGAAGCCCGGCATCCCGCCCACCCCTTCGCACACACTGGAGATCATCAATCTGATCATGACCGACAAGATCCCGGTGATTCTCGTCGAGCCGTACTTCGATCTCAAGACTCCCAAGTTCATCGGGGAGAAGTCCGGCGCCACCGTGCTCAACTTCTATCCCTCGGTGGGGGGGCTGCCGGAAATCAAGGACTACTTCGCGCTCTTCGATTCCAACATCGGCGCGTTCGTCGCCGCCATGAAGGCCAAGGCATGA
- a CDS encoding S8 family peptidase has translation MSRDARTVRNQENGQAFWGNLFRGATLALATALALALSFSPVLAAKGGKAGVASDLQEKVQKESPSNSVRVLVNLNGGDPLAVAGKIKELGGRVRRHFRNVGVMVVDLPLGAVDSLAQIEGLDYVAPDRPVTGLASQLETTTGAALAYGGTTSLWNFSGIDGSGVGVAVLDSGIDPSHVDLRDETKGIRRVVFSWDFTGRGSLDDPYGHGTHIAGIIAGDGSASYTAGRDYTGMAPGASLINFKVLDERGHGYISSVVAAIDQAISLRNVYNIKVINLSLAAPPIDSYVNDPMCRAVERAARAGIVVVAAAGNFGQDSNGNKVYGGITSPGISPSAITVGATLTRGTDIRSDDIVAPYSSRGPTLSHTTDPVSGQVVYDDLAKPDLVAPGTRIVSLERSSNYLVASYPVLHVDTGNNVNNKSRYMVLTGTSMATGVVSGAVALMAQANPGLTPNQVKAILMYSAQIMDGPDLFEQGAGMLNVDGAVRLAKSMSRYAYALPAGATLMPAGLPTPQSIIAGETCLWSQSLIWGGGMLRGDAALSNQQLAYAQSLIWGIGRFDSWGLGVTYYDGLYSDSYVVSGSNNQWNYVTWSDGTPTSSGLIWNERLYGSGLIWGNQLISNDFFNVGPTSLIWGIAGYGGYDMGLIWTLRDCGLIWGNADAW, from the coding sequence GCCCGGACTGTCCGCAACCAGGAAAATGGCCAAGCGTTCTGGGGCAATCTCTTCCGCGGCGCCACTCTGGCCCTGGCCACGGCTCTTGCCCTCGCACTGTCGTTCTCTCCTGTGCTTGCCGCGAAGGGCGGCAAGGCAGGAGTCGCTTCGGACCTGCAGGAGAAGGTGCAGAAGGAGTCCCCCTCCAACAGCGTCCGCGTTCTCGTCAACCTGAACGGCGGCGACCCTCTTGCCGTCGCCGGCAAGATCAAGGAGTTGGGCGGGAGGGTCCGCAGGCACTTCCGTAACGTCGGCGTGATGGTCGTGGATCTGCCGCTCGGGGCGGTGGACTCTCTCGCGCAGATCGAAGGTCTCGATTACGTCGCCCCTGATCGTCCTGTCACGGGTCTGGCGAGCCAGCTCGAAACGACGACCGGCGCGGCGCTTGCCTATGGTGGAACCACCAGCCTCTGGAATTTCTCCGGCATCGATGGTTCCGGCGTGGGCGTGGCGGTCCTCGACTCGGGAATCGACCCGTCCCATGTCGATCTCCGGGACGAAACCAAGGGAATACGGCGGGTCGTGTTCTCCTGGGACTTCACCGGCCGCGGCAGCCTGGACGACCCCTACGGCCATGGCACGCACATCGCCGGGATCATCGCGGGCGACGGCAGCGCCTCGTACACGGCCGGCCGCGACTACACCGGCATGGCGCCGGGCGCGAGCCTGATCAACTTCAAGGTCCTGGACGAGAGGGGTCACGGCTACATCAGCAGCGTCGTGGCCGCCATCGACCAGGCGATCTCGCTCCGGAACGTCTACAACATCAAGGTCATCAATCTGTCGCTGGCGGCCCCCCCGATCGATTCGTACGTCAACGACCCGATGTGCCGCGCGGTGGAGCGCGCCGCCAGGGCCGGCATCGTCGTGGTGGCCGCGGCCGGAAACTTCGGACAGGACTCGAACGGCAACAAGGTCTACGGAGGCATCACCTCCCCCGGCATCTCGCCGTCGGCGATCACGGTCGGCGCGACCTTGACGCGCGGCACCGACATCCGGTCGGATGACATCGTCGCACCGTACTCCTCGCGCGGCCCCACGCTGTCGCACACGACCGACCCCGTCTCGGGCCAGGTCGTGTACGACGATCTCGCGAAGCCGGATCTGGTCGCCCCCGGCACGCGCATCGTGTCGCTCGAGCGCAGCAGCAACTACCTTGTGGCGAGCTATCCGGTCCTGCATGTCGACACGGGGAACAACGTCAACAACAAGAGCCGCTACATGGTCCTGACCGGCACCTCGATGGCCACCGGCGTGGTCTCGGGAGCCGTGGCGCTGATGGCGCAGGCGAACCCCGGTCTGACTCCGAACCAGGTCAAGGCGATCCTGATGTACTCGGCCCAGATCATGGACGGTCCGGACCTCTTCGAGCAGGGTGCCGGAATGCTCAACGTGGACGGCGCCGTCCGGCTGGCGAAGTCGATGAGCCGTTACGCGTACGCCCTCCCGGCCGGCGCGACGCTCATGCCAGCGGGGCTGCCGACGCCGCAGAGCATCATCGCCGGCGAGACCTGCCTGTGGAGCCAGAGCCTGATCTGGGGTGGCGGAATGCTCCGCGGCGATGCGGCGCTGTCGAACCAGCAGCTCGCCTACGCGCAGTCGCTCATCTGGGGGATCGGTCGCTTTGATTCGTGGGGACTGGGCGTCACGTACTACGACGGTCTGTACTCCGATTCGTACGTCGTGTCCGGCAGTAACAACCAGTGGAATTACGTCACCTGGAGCGACGGCACACCCACCTCGAGCGGACTCATCTGGAACGAGCGCCTGTACGGCTCGGGTCTCATCTGGGGAAACCAGCTCATCTCGAACGACTTCTTCAATGTCGGACCGACAAGCCTGATCTGGGGTATCGCCGGCTATGGCGGCTACGACATGGGCCTCATCTGGACGCTGCGAGACTGCGGTCTCATCTGGGGGAACGCCGATGCCTGGTAA
- a CDS encoding iron ABC transporter permease, translating into MAPLTSRRLSLSIVLLLLAFALSAAVCSSLGSSRYTLLDLLRHEADQETARAMILRVRLPRILMAALAGAALGAAGAVFQAVLRNPLADPYILGVSGGAALGAFAATALGLPALAPVLPVRETAAFLGAIATVAILFLLSSARGRIVSYPMLLIGVIMNTVYLALILLIETVVEFSRLHGVRLWMIGTIPIEEYGLLLWLSVVLVAGIVGLALYGRDLNLLSAGEEAARSLGVTVERTRIVTVVLASLVTAAVVSVAGPIGFVGLIVPHAARLLFGPDHRLLVPASAVTGAIFLIVADTVARTVMAPTEIPVGVVTALCGGPFFLWLYRRRAGGGYFE; encoded by the coding sequence GCCCCTCACGTCGAGGCGCCTGTCGTTGTCGATCGTCCTGCTCCTCTTGGCCTTCGCCCTGTCGGCGGCGGTCTGCTCCAGTCTCGGAAGCAGCCGGTACACCCTCCTCGATCTCCTGCGGCACGAGGCGGACCAGGAGACCGCGCGCGCGATGATCCTGCGCGTCCGTCTGCCGCGCATCCTGATGGCGGCTCTCGCCGGGGCGGCGCTCGGCGCGGCCGGCGCGGTCTTCCAGGCGGTCCTGCGCAACCCCCTCGCGGACCCCTACATCCTCGGGGTCTCGGGCGGTGCCGCTCTCGGGGCCTTCGCGGCGACCGCCCTCGGCCTGCCCGCCCTGGCGCCCGTCCTGCCGGTGCGCGAGACGGCCGCCTTCCTCGGGGCGATCGCCACCGTGGCGATCCTGTTTCTCCTGTCGAGCGCCCGCGGCCGGATCGTCTCCTACCCGATGCTGCTCATCGGCGTCATCATGAATACCGTCTACCTGGCGCTGATCCTTCTGATCGAGACGGTCGTCGAGTTCTCGCGGCTGCACGGCGTGCGGCTCTGGATGATCGGGACGATCCCGATCGAGGAGTACGGGCTCCTCCTGTGGCTGTCCGTCGTCCTGGTCGCGGGAATCGTCGGCCTGGCCCTGTACGGCAGGGACCTGAACCTGCTCTCCGCGGGAGAGGAGGCGGCGCGATCGCTCGGGGTCACGGTCGAGAGGACGCGCATCGTCACCGTCGTGCTGGCCTCCCTCGTCACCGCCGCCGTCGTGTCGGTGGCCGGGCCGATCGGCTTCGTCGGTCTGATCGTGCCGCACGCGGCCCGCCTCCTGTTCGGCCCGGACCACAGGCTCCTCGTACCCGCCTCGGCGGTCACCGGCGCCATCTTCCTCATCGTGGCCGACACCGTGGCGCGCACCGTGATGGCGCCGACCGAGATCCCGGTCGGCGTGGTCACGGCCCTGTGCGGCGGACCGTTCTTCCTCTGGCTGTACCGCCGGCGGGCGGGAGGAGGGTACTTTGAGTGA
- a CDS encoding HD domain-containing phosphohydrolase — protein MSPTALRPAPSPPGQAGGRRRGTEPAGPSGEAVRPAHATEQHKENMQISGPGGRLYLMAVAAAGAALAGTAAAAMSLLLIGQIGIVSSVMVPPILLLAVLVYRSYKRQVTENLKRLDDLMQVHLSTIEALALAIDAKDPHTQGHTRRVQSYALELARRLRIARQDYEAVRAASLLHDIGKLAIPDHLLNKPGKLSDIEYQKVKAHPAVAADILANVHFPYPVLPAVRHHHERWDGSGYPDGLRGEEIPLAARILAVADSFEALTSDRAWRGRKSPEEACSLIEAWSGIQFDPAVVTVLRSHLPEVIGAVSAAPDPPRNAAAAARAHLEEALARLDSTGIWNGTPPVAADPGGFGDSLHRSIGAEGTRVPQVPGGPAGTSPPAEGQTSVWLERDTTGAIVGRQTSVLSSISSAHREVYALYEIAQTLGSSLRLSEVLDLVATKIGQLVPYRTCVIYLLEDDGESLSARFVSGANLEHLRGRSVRLGEGITGWAASQRSNRFSNSPDLDLSGAEVDLSEYSTVAAFPLIHDGKVLGVITLHFPKAVPCLDDHIRMMDIIAKLAAAAIFNGTIFAETQESALTDILTNLPNSRYLRQIFEQEKVRCQQAGQPMALLEADLDSFKAINDRYGHSVGDRYLAEVSRVLKSHLRERDILVRLSGDEFAALLPMTGFAQAALLAERLQQSVDLFTLRLEEGKVARSGLSIGIALYPMDGEGFEDLLVRADHNMYQNKATRKNARLERAPNIVPFPIKNPGKAG, from the coding sequence ATGAGTCCGACGGCGCTCCGTCCGGCTCCTTCCCCCCCCGGGCAGGCCGGTGGACGCCGCAGGGGTACCGAGCCGGCCGGACCGTCCGGAGAGGCGGTCCGGCCGGCGCACGCCACGGAGCAGCACAAGGAGAACATGCAGATCAGCGGACCGGGAGGAAGGCTCTATCTCATGGCCGTGGCGGCGGCCGGAGCGGCCCTGGCGGGGACCGCCGCGGCGGCGATGTCGCTCCTCCTGATCGGGCAGATCGGGATCGTTTCAAGCGTGATGGTCCCTCCAATCCTGCTGCTCGCGGTCCTGGTCTATCGCTCGTACAAGCGGCAGGTTACGGAAAATCTGAAGCGGCTCGACGACCTGATGCAGGTGCATCTCTCCACCATCGAGGCGCTGGCTCTGGCAATCGATGCGAAGGACCCGCATACGCAGGGACACACCCGACGCGTGCAGTCGTACGCGCTCGAGCTCGCGCGGAGGCTGCGCATCGCCCGGCAGGACTACGAAGCGGTGCGCGCGGCGTCGCTCTTGCACGACATCGGCAAGCTCGCCATCCCCGACCACCTGCTGAACAAGCCCGGGAAGCTCTCGGACATCGAGTACCAGAAGGTGAAGGCGCATCCGGCGGTGGCTGCGGACATCCTGGCGAACGTGCACTTTCCCTATCCCGTCCTGCCGGCTGTGCGGCATCACCACGAGCGCTGGGACGGGTCGGGTTACCCCGACGGCCTGCGCGGAGAGGAGATCCCGCTCGCGGCGCGGATCCTCGCCGTCGCCGACTCGTTCGAGGCGCTGACCTCGGACCGCGCCTGGCGCGGGCGCAAATCTCCCGAAGAAGCGTGCAGCCTGATCGAGGCCTGGTCGGGGATCCAGTTCGACCCTGCGGTGGTGACCGTGCTGCGCTCGCACCTCCCCGAGGTGATCGGCGCCGTCAGCGCGGCTCCGGACCCGCCGCGGAACGCCGCCGCCGCGGCGCGGGCGCACCTCGAGGAGGCGCTGGCGCGTCTTGACTCGACCGGTATCTGGAACGGGACCCCTCCGGTTGCGGCGGATCCGGGCGGATTCGGCGACAGCCTGCACCGCAGCATCGGTGCTGAGGGAACCCGGGTGCCCCAGGTCCCCGGCGGACCGGCGGGTACGTCTCCGCCCGCCGAGGGGCAGACGAGCGTCTGGCTGGAGAGGGACACGACCGGCGCCATCGTCGGTCGCCAGACCTCGGTCCTGAGCAGCATCTCGTCGGCGCACAGGGAGGTCTACGCGCTCTATGAGATCGCCCAGACCCTCGGATCGTCGCTGCGCCTTTCGGAAGTCCTGGACCTGGTGGCGACGAAGATCGGCCAGCTGGTGCCGTACCGCACCTGCGTCATTTATCTCCTGGAGGACGACGGCGAGAGCCTGTCGGCGCGCTTCGTGTCCGGCGCGAACCTCGAGCACCTGCGCGGACGATCCGTGCGCCTCGGAGAGGGGATCACCGGATGGGCCGCGAGCCAGAGGAGCAACCGGTTCTCCAACAGCCCCGACCTCGATTTGTCGGGGGCCGAGGTCGACCTCTCGGAGTACTCGACCGTCGCCGCCTTTCCGCTGATCCACGACGGCAAGGTCCTGGGGGTCATCACGCTGCACTTCCCGAAGGCGGTCCCCTGCCTGGACGATCACATCCGGATGATGGACATCATCGCCAAGCTCGCGGCCGCCGCCATCTTCAACGGCACCATCTTCGCCGAGACGCAGGAGTCGGCGCTCACGGACATCCTGACCAACCTGCCGAACTCGCGTTACCTGCGTCAGATCTTCGAGCAGGAGAAGGTGCGCTGCCAGCAGGCCGGCCAGCCGATGGCCCTCCTCGAAGCCGATCTCGACAGCTTCAAGGCGATCAACGACCGCTACGGCCACAGCGTCGGAGATCGCTACCTTGCCGAAGTCAGCCGCGTCCTCAAGAGCCACCTGCGCGAGCGCGACATCCTGGTGCGTCTGTCGGGTGACGAGTTCGCGGCCCTTCTCCCCATGACCGGCTTCGCGCAGGCCGCGCTTTTGGCCGAGCGCCTGCAGCAGTCGGTCGACCTGTTCACGCTGCGTCTCGAGGAGGGGAAGGTGGCGCGCTCCGGTCTTTCGATCGGCATCGCCCTCTACCCGATGGACGGCGAGGGGTTCGAGGACCTCCTGGTGCGCGCCGATCACAACATGTACCAGAACAAGGCGACCCGCAAGAACGCGCGCCTCGAGCGCGCCCCCAACATCGTCCCATTCCCGATCAAGAATCCGGGCAAGGCAGGCTAG
- a CDS encoding alkaline phosphatase yields MTVFRRLAGLAIVAFAVLALHCAGPAVGRSASADRSAVLFIGDGMGPAYVTVTRVARGGPGSRLRIDALPYTALSLTHSADSPVTDSAAAASAMACGQKTVNGVLCEDGTAIYQKRDGRRLEPIAVWARKRGLRVGLVTTTTVTHATPAAFYANARDRDDEGGIAKQTIGSGFDVILGGGRKFFPQDLRAEAQKEGWTIVETAEALRAIGDLGSHVLGLFAESHLPYQPEIEAARKKGTDAGEPSAARTAPTLPEMSRFAIDILKASGRPFFLMVEGGRIDHAGHDNWARTLVDETAAFDEAIGYAIDTLDPKTTLVLVTADHETGGLALNGYPDEKDGIWSTYRDPQAGRGDEPYPVVTFTSGPGTKRQTEKPPHGSDDPRPSGISLGSAAHTGVDVALYAWGAGAERVHGTLENTAIYTILKDHLEGRTPRP; encoded by the coding sequence TTGACCGTCTTCCGGAGGCTCGCCGGGCTCGCGATCGTCGCGTTCGCCGTGCTCGCTCTTCATTGCGCTGGGCCGGCGGTCGGCCGGTCGGCGTCCGCCGACCGGAGCGCCGTTCTGTTCATCGGCGATGGCATGGGACCGGCGTACGTGACGGTGACGCGTGTGGCGCGCGGCGGGCCGGGAAGCCGGCTGCGGATCGACGCGCTTCCCTACACGGCGCTGTCGCTGACGCACTCCGCCGACAGCCCGGTCACCGACTCGGCGGCGGCCGCCAGCGCCATGGCGTGTGGCCAGAAGACGGTGAACGGGGTCCTGTGCGAAGACGGGACTGCGATCTACCAGAAACGGGACGGCAGGAGGCTCGAGCCGATCGCCGTGTGGGCCCGCAAGCGCGGACTGCGCGTCGGCCTGGTCACCACGACCACGGTGACGCACGCCACGCCGGCTGCGTTCTACGCCAACGCGCGGGATCGGGACGACGAGGGGGGGATCGCGAAACAGACGATCGGCTCCGGCTTCGATGTCATCCTGGGCGGCGGCCGGAAGTTCTTCCCGCAGGACCTGAGGGCGGAGGCTCAAAAGGAGGGGTGGACGATCGTCGAGACGGCCGAGGCGCTCCGCGCCATCGGCGACCTCGGCTCGCACGTGCTCGGTCTGTTCGCTGAAAGCCATCTTCCCTACCAGCCGGAGATCGAGGCGGCGAGGAAGAAGGGGACGGACGCGGGGGAACCGTCAGCCGCCCGGACGGCGCCGACGCTCCCGGAGATGTCGCGCTTCGCCATCGACATCCTCAAGGCGAGCGGCCGGCCGTTCTTCCTGATGGTGGAGGGGGGGCGCATCGATCACGCCGGGCACGACAACTGGGCCCGTACCCTCGTCGACGAGACCGCCGCTTTCGACGAGGCGATAGGCTACGCCATCGACACGCTCGATCCGAAGACGACCCTCGTCCTGGTCACGGCCGATCACGAGACAGGCGGCCTGGCGTTGAACGGCTACCCGGACGAGAAGGACGGGATCTGGTCGACCTACCGCGATCCTCAGGCCGGGAGAGGGGACGAGCCGTACCCGGTGGTGACCTTCACGAGCGGTCCCGGGACGAAGAGGCAGACGGAGAAGCCGCCGCACGGATCGGACGACCCCCGACCCTCCGGAATCTCCCTCGGCAGCGCCGCGCACACAGGAGTGGACGTCGCGCTTTACGCCTGGGGCGCGGGGGCGGAGCGTGTGCACGGGACGCTCGAAAACACCGCGATCTACACGATCCTGAAGGACCACCTCGAAGGGCGGACGCCGAGGCCCTGA
- a CDS encoding ABC transporter ATP-binding protein, whose protein sequence is MSDAILAAHGLVFTHASAPAPLFRGLSLSVSRGEFAGIIGPNGSGKTTLLMLLSGVVAPQAGEVSLDGRPVRSIPPRERARQMAVVFQESRMLFDFTVLEIALMGRAPHLGPFSLERPEDFAAARAALHEMDLAGREEKRLQELSSGERQRALIARALAQQPRVVLMDEPTAFLDLRHRLQIYEILARLNRDKGLTVVTTSHDLNLAARYGSRLMVLDDGHLAADGPPETVLTPRLLREVYETEARIERDPVTGAPFVIPIAPL, encoded by the coding sequence TTGAGTGACGCGATCCTGGCCGCGCACGGGCTCGTTTTCACGCACGCGAGCGCGCCGGCGCCCCTGTTCCGAGGATTGTCCCTTTCCGTGTCCCGGGGGGAATTCGCCGGGATCATCGGACCGAACGGCTCCGGAAAAACCACGCTCCTGATGCTCCTGAGCGGTGTCGTCGCGCCGCAGGCGGGGGAGGTGAGCCTGGACGGGCGTCCCGTGCGATCGATCCCCCCCCGCGAGCGGGCGCGACAGATGGCGGTGGTGTTCCAGGAGAGCCGGATGCTGTTCGACTTCACGGTGCTGGAGATCGCTCTCATGGGTCGCGCGCCGCACCTCGGTCCCTTCAGTCTTGAGCGGCCCGAGGACTTCGCGGCGGCACGAGCCGCACTGCACGAGATGGATCTGGCCGGCCGGGAGGAGAAGCGGCTGCAGGAGCTGTCGAGCGGCGAAAGACAGCGCGCCCTCATCGCCCGCGCCCTGGCCCAGCAGCCGCGCGTCGTGCTGATGGACGAGCCGACCGCATTCCTCGACCTGAGGCACCGTCTGCAGATCTACGAGATCCTGGCGCGGCTGAACCGGGACAAGGGCCTCACGGTCGTCACCACGAGCCACGACCTGAACCTGGCGGCGCGCTATGGCTCGCGCCTCATGGTCCTGGACGACGGGCACCTGGCGGCCGACGGACCGCCGGAGACAGTCCTGACCCCGCGCCTCCTCCGCGAGGTCTACGAGACGGAGGCGCGAATCGAGCGCGACCCGGTGACGGGGGCACCCTTCGTCATCCCGATCGCCCCTCTTTGA